One Cucumis sativus cultivar 9930 chromosome 1, Cucumber_9930_V3, whole genome shotgun sequence DNA segment encodes these proteins:
- the LOC101204443 gene encoding histone deacetylase 6, with amino-acid sequence MSDDIHGGASLPSGPDGRKRRVTYFYEPTIGDYYYGQGHPMKPHRIRMAHNLIVHYGLHRRMEINRPYPAGPEDIRRFHSDDYVDFLASVSPETLSDHAFSRHLKRFNVGEDCPVFDGLFGFCQASAGGSIGAAVKLNRGDADIAINWAGGLHHAKKSEASGFCYVNDIVLGILELLKYHKRVLYIDIDVHHGDGVEEAFYTTDRVMTVSFHKFGDFFPGTGHIKDVGVGTGKNYALNVPLNDGMDDDSFRGLFRPLIQKVMEVYQPDAVVLQCGADSLSGDRLGCFNLSVKGHADCLRFLRSFNVPLMVLGGGGYTIRNVARCWCYETAVAVGVEPDNKLPYNEYFEYFGPDYALHIEPSNMENLNSPKDMEKIRNTLLEQLSRLPHAPSVPFQMTPSSEIPEEVEESIERRPKRRIWNGEDYDSDSEENRKRPNISEGTGVNNLTRDVVDDMEEDKNMGHQCC; translated from the exons ATGTCCGACGACATTCACGGCGGTGCTTCACTTCCATCAGGTCCCGATGGTCGGAAACGCCGTGTGACCTACTTCTACGAGCCCACAATTGGCGATTACTATTACGGCCAAGGCCATCCGATGAAACCTCACCGTATCCGCATGGCCCATAATCTCATCGTTCACTACGGTCTTCACCGTCGGATGGAGATCAACCGGCCCTACCCTGCTGGTCCTGAGGATATCCGGAGGTTTCACTCCGATGACTATGTCGATTTCCTCGCCTCCGTCAGCCCCGAAACGCTGTCGGATCACGCTTTCTCTCGCCATCTCAAGCGCTTTAATGTTGGCGAGGACTGCCCTGTTTTTGATGGCTTATTTGGCTTCTGCCAAGCGTCTGCTGGCGGCTCCATTGGTGCTGCCGTCAAGCTCAATCGCGGCGATGCTGATATTGCTATCAATTGGGCTGGTGGCCTTCATCATGCTAAGAAGTCTGAGGCCTCCGGTTTCTGTTACGTCAATGATATTGTTTTGGGTATTCTTGAGCTGCTGAAGTATCACAAG CGTGTACTATATATTGACATTGATGTCCATCATGGTGATGGCGTGGAGGAGGCATTTTACACTACTGACAGAGTAATGACggtttcttttcataaatttgGGGATTTCTTTCCAGGGACTGGGCACATTAAGGATGTTGGAGTAGGGACTGGTAAAAACTATGCCCTTAATGTCCCCTTAAACGATGGAATGGATGATGACAGTTTTCGTGGTCTGTTTAGGCCACTTATTCAAAAAGTTATGGAGGTGTATCAGCCAGATGCAGTAGTACTCCAGTGTGGAGCTGATTCATTATCTGGTGATAGGTTGGGGTGCTTCAACCTATCTGTAAAGGGCCATGCAGATTGTCTTCGTTTCTTGAGATCATTTAATGTTCCTTTAATGGTATTAGGTGGAGGAGGATACACAATCCGCAATGTTGCTCGCTGCTGGTGTTACGag ACAGCAGTTGCTGTTGGAGTTGAACCAGACAATAAATTGCCTTACAACGAGTATTTTGAGTATTTTGGACCTGATTACGCGCTTCACATAGAACCATCGAACATGGAGAATCTAAATTCACCTAAAGATATGGAAAAGATAAG GAACACCCTGCTAGAGCAACTCTCTAGACTCCCACATGCACCCAGTGTACCTTTCCAGATGACTCCCTCGTCTGAAATTCCGGAAGAG GTTGAAGAGAGCATTGAACGTAGACCCAAACGCCGTATCTGGAACGGTGAGGATTATGATTCTGATTCTGAAGAAAACCGAAAGCGACCAAACATTAGTGAAGGAACTGGTGTAAATAATCTGACAAG GGACGTAGTAGATGACATGGAGGAGGATAAAAACATGGGCCATCAATGTTGTTGA
- the LOC101205656 gene encoding putative pentatricopeptide repeat-containing protein At1g64310, with translation MSFNLHILTTELSKSFLTLLRTKELHAFITKSHLASDPFYATRIVKLYSINAKLGYARHLFDKTPNRSVYLWNSIIRAYAKAYKFRDALSLFLTMSGTETSPDNFTYSCIIRACSENHHREWLKFVHGRVLVTGFGLDPICCSALVTAYSNLDLIEEASKVFGRIQHPDLVMWNSIICGFGSCGYWNQGLLLFSRMRNLGELPDGYTVVGVASGIAEPSLLSTGKGIHGLCLKCNFDSNEHVASALVSMYSRCNCMDSAYLVFSSLLQPDLVTWSALITGYSQAGDFRKAMLFFQRLNMQGKKMDSILIASILAATAQSTNIRHGIEIHGYVLRQGIESNEMISSSLIDMYSKCGYLSLGIRVFHVMSQKNISTYNSVIWGLGLHGLASKALEMFEELLTIGLVPNESTFSALLFACCHAGLNSVGKEIFKRMKDEFCIKYKTEHYVYIVKLLGMTGELEVAYNLVMSLPEPADSGIWGALLSCCDACGNVELAEVVAQRLIENDPEKTVYKVMLSNIYAGDGRWDDVKKLRDTMTEKERGKCPGLSWI, from the coding sequence ATGTCGTTTAATCTCCATATCCTCACGACGGAGCTTTCCAAGAGTTTTCTAACTCTTTTACGAACAAAGGAACTGCATGCTTTTATTACCAAATCCCATCTTGCTTCCGACCCATTTTACGCAACTAGAATTGTTAAGCTCTACTCCATCAATGCTAAACTCGGTTATGCCCGCCATTTGTTTGACAAAACTCCCAACCGAAGTGTCTACCTTTGGAACTCAATCATTCGAGCTTACGCGAAAGCATATAAATTCAGGGATGCATTATCTCTGTTCCTCACAATGTCTGGAACTGAGACATCGCCCGATAACTTCACTTATTCATGCATCATAAGGGCATGCTCTGAGAATCACCATAGAGAATGGCTTAAGTTTGTTCATGGACGAGTTTTAGTAACTGGGTTTGGATTAGATCCTATTTGTTGCAGCGCTCTAGTGACTGCATACTCAAATCTGGACCTTATTGAAGAGGCCAGCAAAGTGTTTGGTAGAATACAACATCCAGACTTGGTTATGTGGAACTCAATCATTTGTGGATTTGGGTCTTGTGGGTATTGGAATCAGGggcttttgttattttctagGATGAGGAATCTGGGAGAACTTCCGGATGGATACACGGTAGTTGGTGTGGCATCGGGTATAGCAGAACCCAGCCTACTGAGCACTGGCAAAGGCATTCATGGACTTTGCCTCAAGTGTAATTTTGACTCTAATGAGCATGTAGCTAGTGCACTTGTGAGTATGTATTCGAGGTGTAATTGCATGGATTCAGCATATTTAGTATTTAGTAGTTTGTTACAGCCTGACTTAGTTACATGGTCTGCTTTAATAACTGGGTATTCTCAAGCTGGTGACTTTAGGAAAGCAATGTTGTTCTTTCAGAGACTGAATATGCAGGGTAAGAAGATGGATTCTATTTTGATTGCCAGCATTTTGGCTGCTACTGCTCAATCGACCAACATAAGGCATGGAATTGAGATACATGGTTATGTTCTTCGACAAGGGATAGAATCAAACGAGATGATATCTTCTTCTCTCATAGACATGTATTCCAAGTGTGGTTATTTGAGTTTAGGAATTCGTGTTTTTCACGTTATGtcacaaaaaaatatctcGACATACAATTCTGTAATATGGGGACTTGGTTTGCATGGACTTGCATCAAAGGCATTGGAGATGTTTGAAGAGTTGTTGACCATTGGTTTAGTGCCTAATGAGTCCACTTTCTCTGCTCTCCTCTTTGCGTGCTGCCATGCTGGTCTTAACTCTGTTGGCAAGGAGATTTTCAAACGAATGAAAGATGAGTTTTGCATCAAATACAAAACAGAGCATTACGTTTACATTGTAAAACTTCTTGGAATGACTGGGGAATTAGAAGTGGCTTACAATCTTGTCATGTCCTTACCAGAGCCTGCAGACTCTGGAATTTGGGGAGCTCTACTCTCTTGCTGTGATGCTTGTGGGAACGTTGAACTGGCTGAAGTTGTTGCTCAACGGCTCATAGAAAATGATCCTGAAAAAACTGTTTATAAAGTAATGCTCTCTAATATTTATGCTGGAGATGGGAGATGGGATGATGTGAAGAAGTTAAGGGATACAATGACAGAAAAGGAACGAGGAAAATGTCCTGGTCTTAGCTGGATTTGA
- the LOC116402050 gene encoding uncharacterized protein LOC116402050, producing MKELSFFLFKNSLAAKMRKGFRTFCNGDGSTSTLNQQKTNQDQFPISPDLHCRQTPPTLEEMILQLELEEETARRAKLYNYDEMRGRMSCVNNSDILRSARNALNQYPRFSLDGKDAMYRSSFRNLDAAERVGRKSVCCEYGLKGRVHDNEFNLTLETALRLPSTIAGENVVWRKPGVVAKLMGLEAMPMPLNARSSKATLTSILKRQSLRKRAKRQEKERRFSVDYPGSDGTITGRLSSCSSNNGCYIVKPIATESAAWRAREFL from the coding sequence atgaaagagttatccttctttctcttcaagAATTCTCTGGCTGCAAAGATGAGGAAAGGCTTCAGAACTTTCTGCAATGGCGACGGTTCAACCTCCACTCTCAATCAACAGAAAACCAACCAGGATCAGTTCCCCATTTCGCCTGATCTGCACTGCAGACAAACCCCGCCAACCTTGGAGGAGATGATTTTGCAGTTGGAATTAGAGGAGGAGACAGCAAGAAGAGCAAAACTCTACAACTATGATGAGATGCGGGGCAGGATGTCATGTGTAAACAACTCGGATATCCTGCGATCTGCACGAAATGCTTTGAATCAGTATCCTCGGTTTTCTCTTGATGGAAAGGATGCAATGTATCGATCTTCATTTAGGAACTTGGATGCTGCTGAAAGGGTTGGGAGGAAATCAGTTTGCTGCGAGTATGGTCTCAAAGGGAGAGTTCATGATAATGAGTTCAATTTGACACTGGAGACAGCCTTACGATTGCCATCAACGATAGCTGGGGAGAATGTTGTGTGGCGCAAACCAGGAGTGGTAGCCAAGTTGATGGGTCTTGAGGCAATGCCGATGCCGCTGAATGCTAGAAGTAGCAAAGCAACATTGACCTCCATATTGAAGAGACAGAGTCTAAGGAAGAGAGCTAAGAGgcaagaaaaagagagaagatttTCCGTGGACTATCCTGGTTCTGATGGCACTATAACAGGAAGGTTAAGTTCTTGCAGTTCAAACAATGGGTGCTATATCGTGAAGCCAATTGCAACAGAATCAGCAGCATGGAGAGCCAGGGAATTTCTTTAG